From Corynebacterium sp. BD556, the proteins below share one genomic window:
- a CDS encoding YlbL family protein translates to MRSRQRPAGARHQSGQRTRVNTLALGAVPLLCLTSAFTLDHIPFTDVSLTVPYAAQGPGPTFNTLGDLDGVPVVEIEGAAEGQTSGNLNMTTVSVRTNMTLAQALGRWLVTGDTIVPIDQIMPPNLSEDEIKQRNEAAFVSSEATATVAAMRFLGRPTSVVIHQAIEGSAAEGKLEAGDVITAIDGVEVTEPDDVKSKVEARKPGETIALKIYRAGAHEDVEVILGENREDSSKPQLGILMTSEPADGLHVNYNLQDIGGPSAGMIFALAVIDKLSPGQLNGGRFVAGTGTVDANEAVGPVGGITHKIEAARDAGAELFLAPAANCDEAASAKAGEMKVARVSNLDEAVQAMKDFDEGREVASCAPPKEK, encoded by the coding sequence ATTCGTAGCAGGCAACGACCTGCCGGGGCGAGACACCAGTCGGGGCAGCGCACGCGGGTGAACACACTGGCGCTCGGAGCTGTGCCACTTCTTTGTCTCACCTCAGCGTTTACTTTAGACCACATTCCGTTCACGGACGTGTCCCTGACGGTGCCCTACGCGGCGCAAGGCCCCGGCCCGACGTTTAACACGCTTGGTGATCTCGACGGGGTACCTGTCGTAGAGATCGAGGGCGCGGCAGAGGGCCAGACTTCAGGAAACCTCAACATGACCACCGTGTCGGTTCGCACCAACATGACCTTGGCGCAGGCATTGGGCCGGTGGTTGGTCACCGGCGACACCATCGTGCCCATCGACCAAATCATGCCGCCGAATCTGTCCGAAGACGAGATTAAGCAGCGCAACGAGGCGGCCTTCGTCAGCTCCGAGGCGACCGCGACCGTTGCGGCGATGCGCTTCTTGGGGCGCCCGACGAGCGTGGTGATCCACCAGGCCATCGAGGGTTCCGCCGCCGAAGGCAAACTTGAGGCCGGGGATGTCATCACCGCCATCGACGGGGTGGAGGTCACGGAGCCAGACGATGTTAAAAGCAAGGTGGAGGCCCGGAAGCCGGGGGAGACAATTGCTTTGAAAATCTACCGAGCGGGAGCACACGAAGACGTGGAGGTGATCCTGGGGGAAAACCGGGAGGACTCCTCAAAGCCCCAGTTAGGGATCCTGATGACCTCGGAGCCGGCGGACGGTCTTCACGTCAACTACAATCTGCAAGATATCGGTGGGCCAAGCGCGGGAATGATCTTCGCACTCGCGGTGATTGACAAGTTATCGCCGGGCCAGCTCAACGGCGGCCGCTTCGTCGCCGGCACGGGAACCGTCGACGCCAATGAGGCGGTGGGGCCAGTTGGCGGCATCACCCACAAGATTGAAGCTGCCCGCGACGCGGGCGCGGAGCTTTTCTTGGCGCCCGCCGCCAACTGCGACGAAGCAGCCAGCGCGAAGGCGGGAGAGATGAAGGTTGCGCGGGTGTCGAACCTTGATGAGGCCGTCCAGGCGATGAAAGACTTCGACGAAGGCCGGGAGGTCGCTAGCTGCGCGCCGCCGAAGGAGAAGTAG
- a CDS encoding helix-turn-helix domain-containing protein: MGKTATISSGYSADQAIGITVNDLLFRQQKTRRQLAAAMGLSHQAVSRKVLGQVGWSVSDLYAVADFFGLEVADLLPRRVEAPVKNEKSPSEEGDSKKLVAGAGFEPTTSGL, encoded by the coding sequence ATGGGAAAAACAGCAACCATTAGTAGCGGATACTCCGCCGATCAAGCCATTGGGATCACCGTGAATGACCTACTATTCCGTCAGCAGAAGACCCGCCGCCAACTCGCCGCTGCGATGGGCCTGAGCCACCAGGCAGTAAGCCGAAAGGTGCTCGGACAGGTTGGATGGAGTGTCAGCGACCTCTATGCGGTCGCTGACTTCTTCGGCCTGGAAGTCGCCGATCTTCTCCCCCGTCGAGTCGAGGCCCCGGTGAAAAACGAAAAATCCCCCTCCGAAGAGGGGGATTCAAAGAAGTTGGTAGCGGGGGCAGGATTCGAACCTACGACCTCTGGGTTATGA
- a CDS encoding PPA1309 family protein — MLSQQALNKAMMEAVEFVHAEGWDAGPTLFALVPTELLIDQLDLASAQSPLTLVVQDNLPESILPGSEELAEYVARLAWPREVEGVVLAQEIMFRDASAGVGAEPREARLFSGVLREEDVELTLLQLRPTEEELLERGLFAQDDIELRGGPGVAPNVLAALRFGLGQDPEDFEVQ, encoded by the coding sequence ATGCTCAGTCAACAAGCTCTGAATAAAGCAATGATGGAGGCCGTGGAATTCGTCCACGCCGAGGGTTGGGATGCCGGCCCAACCCTTTTCGCGCTCGTCCCCACTGAGCTACTCATCGACCAGCTTGACCTCGCTTCGGCGCAATCCCCCCTCACCTTGGTGGTGCAGGATAATTTGCCGGAGTCGATTCTGCCGGGATCGGAGGAGCTCGCCGAGTACGTCGCCCGCCTTGCCTGGCCGCGCGAGGTTGAAGGGGTGGTGTTGGCCCAGGAGATCATGTTCCGGGACGCTTCGGCTGGGGTTGGGGCTGAGCCACGCGAGGCCCGTTTGTTTTCCGGGGTGCTGCGCGAGGAGGATGTGGAGTTAACTTTGCTGCAGTTGCGCCCGACTGAGGAGGAGCTTTTGGAGCGGGGGCTTTTCGCCCAGGATGACATTGAATTGCGCGGCGGGCCGGGGGTCGCCCCGAACGTGCTTGCTGCTTTGCGCTTCGGTCTTGGCCAGGACCCGGAGGACTTCGAGGTGCAGTGA
- a CDS encoding potassium channel family protein — MPRMTWRDRFRGDPRITETPVHTLLDIVRIPTTARSSPWHLITRRFVYATLIILGVSIVVYVDKDGYSEPLTFIDAVYYAAVSLSTTGYGDITPVTQGARLLNILMITPLRIAFLMLLVGTTLSVLTEDSRKTFQIQQWRKTVRNHTVIIGYGTKGRSAVDALLADGASPTSIVVIDADPGVLAGAEQRGLVTVQGNATKSDVLNIAGVSRARSVVVAPSSDDTAVLVTLSVRELAPSAMIVASVRESENQHLLMQSGADSVVVSSETAGRLLGLATVTPPVVAMMEDLLSPDEGFAVAERPIGDDEVGANPRHLADVVLGVVRSGELYRIDSPEAETVEPGDRLLYVRHTRDTQDTSESIFPTE, encoded by the coding sequence ATGCCGCGGATGACGTGGCGCGACAGGTTCCGCGGTGATCCCCGCATCACCGAAACCCCGGTTCACACGCTGCTCGACATTGTGCGGATTCCCACCACCGCCCGCAGCTCGCCGTGGCACTTGATTACGCGCCGTTTCGTCTACGCCACCCTGATCATCTTGGGTGTGTCGATCGTCGTGTACGTGGACAAAGACGGCTACTCGGAGCCGCTGACGTTTATTGACGCGGTGTACTACGCGGCGGTGTCACTGTCGACGACCGGCTACGGCGACATCACCCCCGTGACTCAGGGGGCGCGCCTGCTTAACATTTTGATGATCACCCCGCTGCGCATCGCGTTTTTGATGCTGCTGGTCGGCACGACCTTATCGGTGCTGACCGAAGATTCCCGCAAAACATTCCAGATCCAACAGTGGAGAAAAACAGTGCGCAACCACACCGTCATTATCGGCTATGGCACCAAGGGGCGCTCAGCCGTCGACGCTTTGCTTGCCGACGGCGCCTCCCCCACCAGCATCGTCGTCATCGACGCAGATCCTGGGGTGCTCGCCGGGGCGGAACAACGCGGCCTAGTGACCGTGCAAGGCAACGCCACGAAATCGGATGTGCTCAACATCGCTGGCGTCAGCCGGGCGCGCTCCGTCGTAGTCGCACCCTCATCGGACGACACCGCAGTCCTGGTCACTTTGTCAGTGCGTGAGCTTGCGCCCAGTGCCATGATCGTGGCCAGCGTGCGCGAAAGTGAAAACCAGCACCTGCTCATGCAGTCCGGCGCCGATTCGGTGGTTGTCTCCTCCGAAACAGCCGGTCGCCTCCTGGGACTGGCGACGGTCACCCCGCCGGTGGTGGCGATGATGGAGGACCTTCTCAGCCCCGACGAAGGCTTCGCCGTGGCGGAGCGACCCATCGGCGACGACGAGGTCGGAGCCAATCCGCGGCACCTGGCCGATGTGGTCCTCGGAGTGGTGCGAAGTGGTGAGCTCTACCGCATAGATTCGCCTGAGGCGGAAACTGTCGAGCCGGGCGATCGGTTGCTCTACGTGCGCCACACCCGCGATACCCAGGACACCTCCGAGTCGATCTTCCCCACGGAGTAG
- a CDS encoding WhiB family transcriptional regulator, which produces MSAGHDRHSGPYFFAPEPLPRPLLEEGLCCVDGVWPDGMWDFSVADETLRQRQERRALAVSVCKQCPVQQLCSEYASRNGQCGVWGGTVFHPSRKEGGDDKWENADAPAA; this is translated from the coding sequence ATGAGTGCAGGTCATGATCGCCACTCTGGTCCCTACTTCTTCGCACCTGAACCCCTTCCACGACCACTTCTGGAGGAGGGACTGTGTTGCGTCGATGGCGTGTGGCCAGACGGGATGTGGGATTTCTCTGTCGCCGACGAGACGCTGCGCCAGCGCCAGGAACGTCGAGCATTAGCAGTGTCGGTGTGTAAGCAGTGTCCCGTCCAACAGCTGTGTTCTGAATACGCCTCCCGCAACGGCCAGTGCGGGGTGTGGGGCGGCACGGTTTTTCACCCCTCTCGGAAGGAAGGAGGTGATGACAAGTGGGAAAACGCGGACGCCCCCGCTGCATAG
- a CDS encoding zinc-dependent metalloprotease, with protein sequence MNNGFGFSFPFNGRDDNSNNDRDDDNPFAAFFGAGGPSGAQGGNLGDILNQFGQMLSGMGSTLNSQDGSDAVNFELALRMARQRIGDQPAAGANEASAITEALRLADLWLDDATTLPSSAAQAQAWNSVDWLEQTMPMWKRMVNPVAEHMNRAQIDAMPAEAREMMGPMAGMVNKMNAMNFGMKLGHALGDLAQQALTGTDFGLPIAPRAVAAILPRNAAKMAEQLSVPQQEALMYLAAREAARQRLFKHVPWLVERLVSSVEEYAAGLEIDTSHLEEIARSLNLEGGDPQHIQDKLNELQGQDLSPRVSSRNAAATARLETLLALVEGWVDVVVDAALSSRIPSATQLAEAWARRRATGGSAEQAFANIVGIELAAPRIREAAELWRRAENAVGEKRRDSVWDHPDFLPTAEHLDNPAAFLDTLLDTTPDTDFDAELAKLEEEMRDNPELKREEGDGADDGRDDGTEL encoded by the coding sequence ATGAACAACGGATTCGGGTTCTCTTTCCCCTTCAACGGTCGCGATGACAACAGCAACAACGACCGCGACGACGACAACCCGTTCGCCGCTTTCTTCGGTGCGGGCGGGCCGTCCGGCGCCCAGGGCGGCAACCTCGGCGACATCCTGAACCAATTCGGCCAAATGCTCTCCGGCATGGGCTCGACCTTAAACAGCCAAGACGGCAGCGACGCCGTCAACTTTGAGCTGGCCTTGCGCATGGCGCGCCAGCGCATAGGCGACCAGCCAGCGGCAGGCGCAAACGAGGCTTCCGCAATCACTGAAGCTTTACGCCTCGCCGATCTGTGGCTTGACGACGCCACCACTTTGCCGTCCTCCGCTGCGCAAGCGCAGGCGTGGAACTCCGTGGACTGGTTGGAGCAGACAATGCCGATGTGGAAGCGGATGGTCAACCCCGTCGCAGAACACATGAACCGCGCCCAAATCGACGCGATGCCTGCCGAGGCCCGCGAGATGATGGGCCCGATGGCGGGCATGGTCAACAAGATGAACGCGATGAATTTCGGCATGAAGTTGGGCCACGCCCTCGGTGATTTAGCCCAGCAGGCGTTGACCGGTACCGACTTCGGCCTGCCGATCGCCCCGCGGGCGGTGGCGGCGATCCTGCCGCGCAACGCCGCGAAGATGGCTGAGCAGCTTTCCGTGCCGCAGCAAGAAGCACTCATGTACCTTGCGGCCCGTGAAGCTGCGCGCCAGCGCCTGTTCAAGCATGTGCCGTGGCTGGTGGAGCGCCTCGTGTCCTCGGTCGAGGAGTACGCGGCGGGCCTCGAAATCGACACCTCCCACCTGGAGGAGATCGCCCGCTCCCTCAACTTGGAAGGCGGCGACCCGCAGCACATCCAGGACAAACTCAACGAGCTGCAGGGCCAGGACCTTTCGCCCCGGGTCAGCTCCCGCAACGCTGCCGCTACAGCGCGCTTAGAAACCTTGTTAGCCCTCGTGGAGGGCTGGGTCGACGTTGTCGTCGACGCAGCCTTGTCTTCGCGTATTCCGTCAGCTACTCAGTTGGCGGAGGCGTGGGCACGCCGCCGGGCCACGGGCGGCTCCGCTGAGCAGGCCTTCGCCAACATTGTCGGCATCGAACTGGCTGCGCCGAGGATCCGTGAAGCCGCCGAACTGTGGCGCCGGGCCGAAAACGCTGTCGGTGAAAAGCGCCGCGACTCGGTGTGGGACCACCCGGACTTCCTGCCCACCGCTGAGCACCTGGATAACCCGGCGGCGTTTTTGGACACGCTCCTGGACACCACACCGGATACCGACTTCGATGCGGAATTGGCCAAGCTCGAAGAAGAAATGCGCGATAATCCCGAACTCAAGCGTGAGGAAGGCGACGGCGCAGACGACGGGCGCGACGACGGCACAGAGCTTTAA
- a CDS encoding ATP-dependent DNA helicase UvrD2 has translation MAIDLSLLDNDQRIAATAPRGPVCILAGAGTGKTRTITYRIAHLIDQGMVSPNKVLAVTFTQRAAGEMRDRLRTMGIGGVQARTFHAAALRQLRYFWPQIAGDLPWRLVDNKFPLVGRAARAVGLESNKEMVRDLLSEIEWAKSSVIGAEDYVSSLERLKRTPPADAEKVAQVYTHYERSKSSPEGMLLDFDDLLLHVAGALENAPAVAEEFRTQYQSFVVDEYQDVTPLQQRVLEGWLGQRDDLTVVGDANQTIYSFTGATPDFLLNFSRTYSHATVVKLQRDYRSTPQITELANTVISKATGRVAGTRLELEGMREPGPAPTYNACDDEPTEARQVAGQIRELLASGVPAREIAVLYRINAQSAAFEAALSDAGIVYQVRGGEGFFQRPEIREAISALVTAARRPDLSDDPVAVARAALAPLGLTSSEPEGAQRRERWQTLTALVDLIEEIVRHGEATTLVDVLRSLRQRAEAKQPPAVDGVTLASLHAAKGLEWDAVFLVGLVENTLPISHAVKAGDDEIEEERRLFYVGVTRAREHLYLSWSLARQEGGRKSRTRSRFLDGIAPELEVEKSPQRLKRARNCQVCGFALDTPAEKSRGRHVNCAPEYNEEAFLALKKWRLSVSQEAKIPPFMVFSDAVLLSIVEAMPATPEQMLDIPGVGPMKVQSFSEGVLNTLRQFR, from the coding sequence ATGGCCATCGATCTTTCACTGCTTGACAACGATCAGCGCATCGCGGCGACCGCGCCGCGTGGCCCCGTGTGCATTTTGGCGGGTGCGGGCACCGGCAAAACCCGCACCATCACCTACCGCATCGCGCACCTAATTGACCAGGGCATGGTCTCGCCGAACAAGGTCCTCGCCGTCACGTTCACCCAGCGCGCCGCCGGCGAGATGCGCGACCGGTTGCGCACCATGGGGATCGGTGGGGTGCAGGCACGCACCTTCCACGCCGCGGCGTTGCGCCAGTTGCGCTACTTTTGGCCGCAAATCGCCGGCGACTTGCCGTGGCGTTTGGTAGACAACAAATTTCCCCTCGTGGGGCGGGCGGCTCGTGCGGTAGGGCTGGAGTCAAACAAAGAGATGGTGCGCGATTTGCTCAGCGAGATTGAGTGGGCAAAATCATCAGTTATTGGGGCCGAGGATTACGTTTCCAGCCTCGAAAGGCTCAAACGTACTCCTCCCGCCGACGCGGAGAAAGTCGCCCAGGTGTATACGCATTACGAGCGGTCAAAGTCGAGCCCGGAAGGGATGTTGCTCGACTTTGACGATTTGCTCCTGCATGTCGCCGGCGCTTTGGAAAATGCCCCGGCCGTGGCTGAGGAGTTCCGTACCCAATATCAAAGTTTCGTCGTTGACGAGTACCAAGACGTCACTCCGCTGCAGCAACGAGTGCTGGAGGGATGGTTGGGGCAACGCGATGATCTTACGGTTGTCGGTGATGCGAACCAGACCATTTACTCCTTCACCGGTGCAACCCCCGACTTTTTGCTGAATTTCTCCCGCACCTACAGCCATGCCACGGTGGTCAAGCTGCAGCGTGATTACCGTTCGACGCCGCAGATAACAGAATTGGCTAACACTGTCATCAGCAAGGCGACGGGTCGCGTCGCCGGCACCCGCCTTGAGCTTGAGGGCATGCGGGAGCCTGGCCCCGCCCCGACGTACAACGCTTGCGATGATGAGCCGACGGAGGCGCGCCAGGTGGCAGGGCAGATCCGTGAGCTGCTTGCTTCTGGGGTGCCCGCCCGCGAAATCGCCGTGTTGTATCGCATCAACGCCCAATCGGCGGCTTTTGAAGCGGCCTTGTCTGATGCGGGCATTGTCTACCAGGTCCGCGGCGGCGAGGGCTTTTTCCAACGCCCTGAAATTAGGGAAGCGATTTCGGCATTGGTCACCGCGGCGCGGCGCCCCGATCTTTCTGACGACCCTGTCGCCGTGGCTCGCGCCGCCCTCGCCCCCCTTGGGTTGACCAGCTCCGAGCCGGAGGGTGCCCAACGCCGCGAGCGCTGGCAGACACTCACGGCACTGGTCGATTTGATCGAGGAGATCGTCAGACACGGTGAGGCCACAACGCTTGTCGACGTCTTGCGGTCCCTGCGCCAGCGTGCCGAGGCGAAGCAACCCCCCGCAGTAGATGGCGTGACCTTGGCCAGCCTTCACGCCGCGAAGGGCCTGGAATGGGACGCGGTTTTTTTGGTCGGTTTGGTGGAAAACACTTTGCCGATCTCGCATGCGGTCAAGGCGGGCGACGATGAGATCGAGGAGGAGCGACGGTTGTTCTACGTGGGGGTGACCCGCGCCCGCGAGCATCTGTACTTGTCTTGGTCATTGGCCCGGCAAGAGGGTGGGCGCAAGTCGCGCACCCGCTCGCGCTTTTTAGACGGTATCGCGCCAGAGCTTGAGGTGGAAAAGAGTCCGCAGCGGCTCAAGCGTGCCCGCAACTGTCAAGTGTGCGGTTTTGCCCTGGACACCCCGGCGGAAAAATCGCGCGGCCGCCACGTCAATTGTGCACCGGAGTACAACGAAGAGGCCTTCCTTGCTTTGAAGAAGTGGCGACTGTCGGTGTCTCAGGAGGCAAAGATCCCGCCGTTTATGGTTTTTTCCGATGCGGTTTTGCTTTCCATAGTTGAGGCCATGCCCGCCACCCCGGAGCAGATGTTGGATATTCCCGGTGTGGGGCCGATGAAGGTGCAAAGCTTCAGTGAGGGAGTGCTCAACACGCTTAGGCAGTTCCGTTAG
- a CDS encoding helix-turn-helix domain-containing protein: protein MEATNSGNLAQKWLTPPEVAQLLPGNPTPETVRNWIKAGKLPGARRTPGNRWQIPESTVATLLGGGESS, encoded by the coding sequence ATGGAAGCAACAAATAGTGGCAACCTTGCGCAAAAGTGGCTAACACCCCCGGAGGTGGCTCAGCTTCTTCCTGGAAACCCAACGCCTGAAACAGTTCGCAACTGGATAAAAGCGGGAAAGTTACCAGGCGCCAGAAGGACTCCGGGAAATCGTTGGCAAATCCCCGAAAGTACCGTGGCCACGCTGTTGGGAGGCGGTGAATCGTCATGA
- a CDS encoding UPF0182 family protein: MVTTMTVLGVVFFLSPVLIGFYTDWLWFGELDFRGVFSKVIITRVVLFIIFALLGAAFSFVAAQVAWRSRPKTNSLESLSTPAGQSRAALESGVRILSLWVPVGVAIFTGLAGQRMWRTFMLWINGGDFGVTDPEFGRDLGFYAFALPGISVVVSMLSLLLAVAFVVALVSHYLLGGIRVGNNAGGVKGYISKAARIQLAVTAGLWMLVKAFSYWVERYSLLSQKNDIFTGASYTTINAMLPAKIILTIIALIVAAAFFASVVYKDFRVPVLATVLMLVSSIVVGGVWPALLEQFSVKPNRQAKEYEYIGRNIEATRQAYGLTDDKVRYEENWGVGGDSGKVAEDAATISNIRLLDPDIIAPTFTQNQQLRNFYGFPDTLAMDRYEVDGQLRDFVVAARELDPNALRENQRDWINRHTVYTHGNGFVAAQANTVDEVAQDAGSTRGGLPIFTVSDLQTNAQQQASDEAEQLGIRVDEPRIYYGPVIAGAQDGKDYAIVGDNGQGPVEYDTDSSSYTYEGDGGVNIGNLINRVAYAAKYQELNFILSDRVGGASKILYDRDPRQRVEKVAPWLTTDSKTYPAVVDGRVKWIVDGYTTLSELPYSTRTSLTDTTQDALNPDGTTQRLLSNNLGYIRNSVKATVDAYDGSVELYAFDDSDPVLKAWMEVFPGTVRPSTDISDSLREHLRYPEDLFKVQRELLARYHVDDPGVFFNNDAFWSVPNDPTAPEGRQELNQPPYYVVAADPNTRKPTFQLITPYRGLNREFLSAHMSVSSDPENYGDITVRVLPTNTQTHGPKQAQDALMSSDQVARDRTLWQGSNDLKNGNLLTLPVGESDILYVEPIYSQRKDQASAFPKLLRVLVFYRGEVGYAPTVSQALSQVGINSDFAQDIDVVEGDNGKEVPEVEEPQGNEAGGATASREDALRKLDDALTNLDNARNKSFEEYGRAIDELDRAVAQYRNSQ, from the coding sequence CTGGTCACCACCATGACTGTCCTCGGTGTTGTCTTTTTCCTTTCGCCCGTCCTGATCGGTTTCTACACCGATTGGCTTTGGTTCGGCGAACTGGACTTCCGGGGGGTGTTTAGCAAAGTCATCATCACGCGCGTCGTCCTTTTCATCATCTTCGCCTTACTTGGAGCGGCCTTCAGCTTCGTGGCAGCGCAGGTGGCGTGGCGGTCGCGGCCAAAGACGAACTCCTTGGAAAGCCTTTCCACGCCGGCTGGTCAAAGCCGCGCGGCCTTGGAATCGGGTGTGCGAATCCTGTCCTTGTGGGTGCCCGTCGGCGTTGCCATCTTCACCGGTTTGGCCGGACAGCGCATGTGGCGCACCTTCATGCTGTGGATCAACGGCGGTGACTTTGGGGTAACCGACCCCGAGTTCGGCCGCGACCTAGGCTTTTACGCCTTCGCCCTGCCGGGCATCAGCGTGGTTGTTTCCATGCTTTCGCTCCTGCTCGCCGTGGCCTTCGTGGTTGCGCTAGTCTCGCACTACTTACTCGGCGGAATCCGGGTGGGCAACAATGCTGGGGGCGTGAAAGGCTACATTTCAAAAGCAGCGCGGATCCAGTTGGCGGTCACCGCTGGGCTGTGGATGCTCGTCAAGGCGTTTAGCTACTGGGTCGAGCGATACTCCCTGTTGTCGCAGAAAAACGACATCTTCACCGGCGCGTCCTACACCACCATTAACGCGATGCTGCCCGCCAAAATCATTTTGACGATCATCGCTTTGATTGTCGCGGCGGCGTTTTTCGCCTCCGTCGTGTACAAGGATTTCCGCGTCCCGGTGCTGGCCACCGTTTTGATGCTGGTGTCTTCCATCGTGGTCGGCGGCGTCTGGCCGGCGCTGCTCGAGCAGTTCTCCGTCAAACCGAACCGCCAGGCAAAGGAATACGAGTACATTGGCCGCAACATTGAGGCGACCCGCCAGGCATACGGGCTGACCGACGACAAGGTTCGCTATGAGGAAAACTGGGGCGTCGGCGGCGACTCCGGCAAAGTGGCCGAAGATGCCGCAACTATCAGCAACATCCGCCTTCTCGACCCGGACATCATCGCCCCGACGTTCACGCAAAACCAACAGCTACGCAACTTCTACGGCTTCCCGGACACCTTGGCCATGGACCGTTACGAGGTCGACGGCCAACTGCGGGACTTCGTCGTCGCCGCCCGCGAGCTCGACCCCAACGCACTGCGCGAAAACCAACGCGACTGGATCAACCGCCACACCGTCTACACCCACGGCAACGGTTTCGTCGCCGCCCAGGCCAACACGGTTGACGAGGTGGCTCAAGACGCCGGCTCCACCCGCGGAGGCCTGCCCATCTTCACCGTCTCCGATTTGCAGACCAACGCCCAGCAGCAGGCCAGTGACGAAGCGGAACAGCTCGGCATCCGCGTCGACGAGCCCCGCATCTACTACGGCCCAGTCATCGCCGGAGCTCAGGACGGCAAAGACTACGCCATCGTCGGTGACAACGGCCAAGGCCCAGTCGAATATGACACTGACAGCTCCTCCTACACCTATGAAGGTGACGGCGGCGTCAACATCGGCAACCTGATTAACCGCGTTGCCTACGCAGCGAAATACCAAGAGCTTAACTTCATCCTTTCGGACCGCGTCGGGGGCGCCTCGAAGATTCTCTACGACCGTGACCCGCGTCAGCGCGTAGAAAAGGTGGCCCCCTGGCTGACCACCGACTCCAAGACCTACCCCGCCGTCGTCGACGGCCGTGTGAAGTGGATCGTCGACGGCTACACCACCCTGTCCGAATTGCCGTATTCCACCCGCACCTCTTTGACTGACACGACCCAGGATGCGCTAAACCCAGATGGCACCACGCAGCGCCTGTTGAGCAACAACCTCGGCTACATCCGCAACTCAGTAAAGGCCACCGTCGATGCGTACGACGGCAGCGTCGAGCTCTACGCCTTCGACGATTCTGACCCGGTTCTCAAAGCGTGGATGGAGGTCTTTCCGGGTACGGTGCGCCCCTCCACCGACATCAGCGACAGCCTGCGCGAGCACCTGCGCTACCCGGAGGACCTGTTTAAGGTCCAGCGTGAGCTTTTGGCGCGCTACCACGTCGATGACCCAGGTGTGTTCTTCAACAACGACGCCTTCTGGTCCGTGCCCAACGACCCGACGGCACCTGAAGGGCGCCAGGAGCTGAACCAGCCGCCGTACTACGTCGTCGCGGCCGACCCGAACACCCGCAAGCCGACGTTCCAGCTCATCACCCCATACCGCGGCCTGAACCGCGAATTCCTCTCCGCGCACATGTCGGTGTCCTCTGACCCAGAAAACTACGGCGACATCACGGTCCGCGTGCTGCCGACGAACACCCAGACCCACGGCCCGAAGCAGGCGCAGGACGCCCTGATGTCCTCGGACCAGGTGGCGCGCGACCGCACCCTGTGGCAGGGGTCGAACGACCTGAAAAACGGCAACCTTTTGACCCTTCCGGTGGGCGAGAGCGACATTCTCTACGTCGAACCGATCTACTCGCAGCGCAAGGACCAAGCCTCAGCCTTCCCGAAGCTGCTGCGCGTGCTGGTGTTCTACCGCGGCGAGGTGGGCTACGCCCCCACTGTGTCACAGGCGCTGAGCCAAGTGGGAATCAACTCCGACTTTGCTCAGGACATCGACGTTGTCGAAGGTGACAACGGCAAGGAAGTGCCCGAAGTGGAGGAGCCGCAGGGCAACGAAGCTGGCGGGGCCACCGCCAGCCGCGAGGACGCACTGCGCAAGCTTGACGACGCCCTGACTAACCTCGACAACGCCCGCAACAAGTCCTTCGAGGAATACGGCCGGGCCATCGACGAGTTGGACAGGGCAGTGGCGCAATACCGCAACTCCCAATAA